The DNA region AGGAATCCTTGTCGTAGAGCCGTTTTCAGGGTGATGCGAAGTTGCATTTGTGGATGATTTGTTGTATTTTAGTGACGCCGTTTGGGATATTGTGCCACAACTATGGGGTGGTTCCATGAACAAGGCGGAGTTAGTTGCGGCAATCGCTCAAAAGACCGGTTTATCTAAAGCGGTTGCCGAGAAGGCGCTCAAGGGCGTCGTGGATGCTGTGTCTGAGGCACTGGCTAAAGGTGAGTCGGTTGGGCTGGTGGGCTTTGGAACCTTTAGTGTGCAGCAGCGGGCAGCGCGGAGAGGGCGTAATCCGCGAACGGGTGCCCGCATTACTATCCCGGCGCGCAAGGTGCCGAAGTTTACACCTGGGAAGACGCTGCGGGAGCTGGTCAGCGGTCAGAAGAGGGCTGTAGCTCCAAAAGCAGCTGCGAAGAAGGCAGCGAAGAGAAAGTAGGCTCGGCAGCCCTTGAGCGTCAGAAGAAGGGCCGTCTCCCCTTAGGGGTGGCGGCCTTTTCTATGTCTTTGGGGCCATTCAGAGGTAGGATCCCCCAAGCAAGCGGCATTGTGCTTGGGCCTTTGAGGTGCGTCACTTAGAGAGGCTTGGTGGGATCATCAGGAGAGCTCTGCCGAGCTGAGTGCAGAGGCGAGAGATGTGCATAGCATTTTTTGGAGCATCATGGCGCCCGGCTTGCGGCAGCATCATCTACTGGGTATTTCTGAGTTGACGCGGGAAGAGGTTGAGCTCATCTTCCACCGTGCAGAGGCGTACCTGCCGTACTGTCGCTCTGCACAACATCGTTTGCCGGACCTACGTGGGAAGACCGTCGTGCTGGCCTTCTTTGAGCCTTCCACTCGAACGCGGGTAAGCTTTGAGTTGGCAGCAAGGCGTCTTTCGGCGGATGTTGTCTCGTTTCAAGCAGCTGCTAGCAGTCTAGCAAAGGGAGAGTCATTGCTCGATACGGTGCAGACTCTAGAAGCCATGGGAATCGACGCTCTAGTAGTCCGCCATCGGGCTTCGGGGGTCCCTTGGCTGCTGCGGCGCTTTCTGAGTTGCAGTATTATCAATGCAGGTGATGGCCAACACGAGCATCCTACACAGGCCCTTCTGGATGGCTTTACGCTCTGGAAGCACTTTGGGACTCTGCGGGGGCTACGAGTGTGTATCGTTGGGGACGTGCTGCATAGCCGGGTTGCCCGTTCCAACATCGCCCTTTTGCGGCTTTTTGGGGCTGAAGTTGCCGTCTGCGGTCCGGCGACGTTGCTGCCCCACAATGTGGAACGGGTCTGGGGGATTCGGTTATTTCGGGACTTGCGCGAAGCTGTAGAATGGGCCGACGTCCTCAACGTACTCCGCCTCCAGCGGGAACGGATGGAAAGCGGACTAGTGGCGAGCCTAGAGGAGTATCACCGCTTCTTCGGGATTACCGAGCAGGTCGTGGGGTGGAACCCTGCTGTACGGATTCTGCATCCCGGTCCGGTGAACTACGGTGTGGAGCTAGTTCCTGAGGTGGCTTTGGGGGCGAACTCTTACATCCGGCAGCAGGTCACGCACGGCGTAGCTATTCGGATGGCAGTGCTGTCGCTACTTCTGGGTGGCGGGTGATGTTATCACCCCGTTG from Candidatus Kapaibacterium sp. includes:
- a CDS encoding HU family DNA-binding protein, with amino-acid sequence MNKAELVAAIAQKTGLSKAVAEKALKGVVDAVSEALAKGESVGLVGFGTFSVQQRAARRGRNPRTGARITIPARKVPKFTPGKTLRELVSGQKRAVAPKAAAKKAAKRK
- a CDS encoding aspartate carbamoyltransferase catalytic subunit codes for the protein MAPGLRQHHLLGISELTREEVELIFHRAEAYLPYCRSAQHRLPDLRGKTVVLAFFEPSTRTRVSFELAARRLSADVVSFQAAASSLAKGESLLDTVQTLEAMGIDALVVRHRASGVPWLLRRFLSCSIINAGDGQHEHPTQALLDGFTLWKHFGTLRGLRVCIVGDVLHSRVARSNIALLRLFGAEVAVCGPATLLPHNVERVWGIRLFRDLREAVEWADVLNVLRLQRERMESGLVASLEEYHRFFGITEQVVGWNPAVRILHPGPVNYGVELVPEVALGANSYIRQQVTHGVAIRMAVLSLLLGGG